A window of Spirochaeta lutea genomic DNA:
TCCCACAAGTACGGGGGATGGAGTTTTATCCCGGTGCGGTCGATAAGGGGTGTCGCAGCGAACGAGCCTTGAAGCTCGCCATTGCGCAGATGTATATCCAGGGAGTCTCAACCCGTCGTGTGTCAAAGATCGTCGAACAGCTATGCGGGTTCGAGGTTTCTCAGAGCCAGGTTTCGAATGCCGCCAGGTTGCTTGATGAAGAGATCAAAAAATGGCGAGAACGACCTCTGGATACCTATAAGTACCTCGTGCTGGACGCGACCTATGAGAAGGTTCGTATGGATCGCTCAGTGGTGTCAGGAGCGGTGCTAATTGCCTATGGGATAGACATTACCGGGCAACGCCGTGTACTTGGAATTAGCACAGAGATCAGCGAGGCCGATGTCCACTGGCGGAGGTTCCTCCAGTCGCTGGTAGAACGAGGTCTTCACGGGGTAACCATGATTACCTCTGATGCTCATAGTGGCCTGAAGGCGGCATGCGAAGCGATCTTCCCGACCGTGAAGTGGCAACGCTGCCAGTTCCACCTGCAGCAGAATGCCGGACATCACGTGACACGGCAGAGCATGCGGAAAGAGCTGGCGCAGGATCTACGTACCGTGTTCAATGCGCCTAACCTGGAAGAAGCTCAGCGGTACCTGAAAATAGCCGTTGATAAGTACCGCGCAGATTCTCCACAGCTCAGCGAATGGCTGGAGCACAACGTACCGGAGAGTCTTACGGTGTTCACGATCCCGGTAAAACATCGCCGGCGATTGCGCACTTCCAATCTTGCCGAGCGACAAATGAAGGAGATCAAACGACGGACAAAAGTGGCTATGATCTTCCCGAACAAGGAATCACTGAACCGTATCGTAGCGGCGATCATGATGGAAGTTGACGAGACCTGGGCAACCGGGAAGCGATATTTGGATATGGAGACCGATTAACTTTTTCCAATTTTACAGAAGAAAGGGTTGCTTTATCTTGTTGGCGGATACGGATCGGTGGGTAGAGTAGTGGCTGAACAGCTATCGGTTCACTTCCCGGGAAAGGTTATAATCAGTGGTAGGAATCTTCGTAAAGCCCAAGATCTGGCAACTGAATTAGGAAATACCGTCATTCCTACTGCCTTTGATATAGATGCCCCCCATTCATTCCATTCAGTATTACAGCATGCACGAATTGTAGTGATGTGTGTTGAGACGAAGGGCGTTGAACTTCCCAGGTATTGTGTCGAGCATGGAATCTCCTATATAGACATAACCGCTTCAATCGATATTATCCAATCACTTCACAGTTTGAAACAACAAGCACTCGATAATCATTGTATGATCATTACAAGTGTTGGTCTCGCCCCGGGTCTCACCAACCTACTCGCCAAGCATGTATTGGGGTTGATGCCCTCTGTTACAAATATAGACATTTTTATTCAACTCGGCTTGGGTGAAATACATGGACCCGCCGCCATGAAATGGACCTTTGATACCCTAAACTCAACTTACCAATTAAAATCGCGCAGGCAATCCGTATGGGTAAAGAGTTTCACAGAAAAGAAAACTACCTCATTCCCAGGTCTTAAGGATGAAAAAGAACGGCCCCTGTACAACTTTAATTTTTCTGATCAGCACGTTATATCAGACACTCTAAACATTGAAGAGGCCAAAACATACT
This region includes:
- a CDS encoding IS256 family transposase; the protein is MQGGGKDSITKTIGTIMNLAMKLEQEKALSAGPYERNEDRTGHRNGYKDKLLKTRMGEVPIQIPQVRGMEFYPGAVDKGCRSERALKLAIAQMYIQGVSTRRVSKIVEQLCGFEVSQSQVSNAARLLDEEIKKWRERPLDTYKYLVLDATYEKVRMDRSVVSGAVLIAYGIDITGQRRVLGISTEISEADVHWRRFLQSLVERGLHGVTMITSDAHSGLKAACEAIFPTVKWQRCQFHLQQNAGHHVTRQSMRKELAQDLRTVFNAPNLEEAQRYLKIAVDKYRADSPQLSEWLEHNVPESLTVFTIPVKHRRRLRTSNLAERQMKEIKRRTKVAMIFPNKESLNRIVAAIMMEVDETWATGKRYLDMETD
- a CDS encoding saccharopine dehydrogenase family protein, whose product is MLYLVGGYGSVGRVVAEQLSVHFPGKVIISGRNLRKAQDLATELGNTVIPTAFDIDAPHSFHSVLQHARIVVMCVETKGVELPRYCVEHGISYIDITASIDIIQSLHSLKQQALDNHCMIITSVGLAPGLTNLLAKHVLGLMPSVTNIDIFIQLGLGEIHGPAAMKWTFDTLNSTYQLKSRRQSVWVKSFTEKKTTSFPGLKDEKERPLYNFNFSDQHVISDTLNIEEAKTYFGFFSAFTTKLLAGSRKLGLTKILGKERIQTMLRALLKVLPMGSKKFRLQAVGWSRDFPGTKQVVGVQGSNEGYSTGLFTAWVVRQALLSTGTHGAFHVEQLYSLEDFMKDQSSTDHMFYFQRQNDNTGGV